aaatactgatttctttttttttttttttttaaggaatactgatttttaaataccTTAATTTCTAATCTTGCTGCTCATACTATGGCAGCACACCCCGTCACCACCTACCAGTCCTTCTATAGCTATCTCCTAAAAATCTCTAAATCTAGGGGCCCTTGACTTTAACCCACACCATTACAATAGGAGCCCTTGTTACTGCCTAACTAGGAACTTTCTTTTGAAGCCTCCAAATTCAAATCCCAATGCCTGGCATTCAGTATCATACAAAAACTGGCTTCAAACTCTTTCCAAATTTATCTTTTGTGAATTTACCACACAGATACTCCACTTTAGTCTTCCGAAAAGTAGCTCCTGTATTCCCACTTCTCCTTCCTTTACTAAGAcgtgcttctctttctttttaccaCCAAAATTCTAGGGAAGCAGGATAGCATGGGGATAAGACTGAAGGTTCTAGAACCAGACTGCTTGGGTTTGAGTACTTGCTGGCTGCATGATCTGGgccaaattacttaacctctctttgCCTCAGCTTCCACTTATGGAAAGTAAAGTATCTATCTCATTGCTTAAAGGGGTGAGACTCCATTTATAGCTgagcactgtgcctggcatataaGAAACTGAGCTGATAAACACAAACTATTAGCCGTCCTTTCTAGCTTATACTGAGTTGCATTTTCTCTGCAAAGCCTTTCTAGAATATCTCAGCCTACAGTGATCTATCCTCTCCACTACTAAAGAAAGCAGCACTTACAGTTGGCCCTTATTGTATCCTGACTGTTCCCGTTAGTTCTTTTCTTTCCACTCAGTTCAACAAAGACTTAGAGCTTCTGATTCTTCAAACTGATAGTGTCCTTTAAGTAAATGGCTATATTTGTTGAGTATAACAATTCTCTTTCCTAAGAAATCATGCAAGTTAtttcagaataggaaaaaaattaagtttctttttGTAGGGGTTGGATGGAGAGATTCTAATTCAGGTATCTACTTGCCTTTTATGTATTTTCCTCAAACTGTAGGTGTAAATGcttgacaattaaaaaaagaaagaaagaaaaagaaagtggttACAGGTAAAACATTTCCTTCCTGAAAAGAAGTGTATCTTCttctcagtctgtaaagaattcTGAAGTGAATGAGTACCTTTGGAACAAACAGAGGGTCAAACGACTACCCTTACTTTCATTCTTGAATAAGAGAGATGCTTATTTACTGAGAACTggagtattaaaaataaagttaactgaGAGAAAGACACTGAGAACAGAACTAAGCACTATTAATAAGAACAGAGTACTGAGATAAGATTAAGAATATAACACAAAGAATACTAACCAAAGTACTCTTTTTTCCACTTTAGCTAGTGGAAAGGTGCTGAGAACAGGGTACTAAGATTAGGTATACTCAAGAAAAGGATACTGAGAATAGGGTagtgaaaaaaggaagagattacCTTCTCTAAAGGACCGATTTCAGTTGGGTTCCTAATGCTCTTTGCCTACTCCTCCAGTGATGAATCAGCTCAATTTACTACCTGCCCTTCCAGCCCATATCCCAGATCTTTGAAATTACAGCTTTGCTACCATGTCACACCATTTTCATCGAGATTTACTCATCTCTACAAGGGTGTACCAAAACTCTTCAGGCTTGCCTACGTCTGCATAAACTTTTTGAGGGCAAGCACTCGCTAACTTTCAGCCACAAGTCCAGCCACGGAAACCCGGCCCCTTTGGGAGCCGGTGGGCAGGCGCTGAAGCTGCGGTCTGCGGCAGGAGTTGGGTCTCTTTTTTCACCTCCCACTCCCCCAGACCCCAGGCCATACCTCCAGTTTGACGTTTCCTGAGCTGCCAGCCGCGGCGGCCCCACCGCAGTTCAGGGCCTGGTCGCTTTTCTTCTTCTTGTACTTGTCCTTGTACATCTTGTTGCGGTGTTTCTTGCACATCCACGGTTTGCGCTGCTTGGCCACCTGGCTCGTGGTCTCGCTGCAGCCCTCGTACGTGCATGTCTTGTtcaggccgccgccgccgctgccgccaccACCGCTGCCCCGTCTCCGGGCTCCCCCGCCGCCGCCCTCGCCCCCCGAGTGGGTCTCCTCGTCCTCCAGATCCTCCAAACTGGCTGTGCTCTCGCCTCCTCCCGGGGGGTCCGAGGTGTCCAGCAGGTCGGCCTCGTCCTCCCCCGCCTCCTCCTCGCCATCCCCCGCCACTTCGCACAGGTACCGAACGGGCTTGCCGGGCCCGCCGCTGCCCCCCAGGGCCGGAGCCGGCCGCAGGACGCCCTCGGCCGCGACTTCGTCCTGCCCTCCACAGGGGTGCATCACCAGAAGCGCGAACTGCGAGGCCGAGGCGCCCGGGACGGGGGCTGGAGTCAGGGCCTGGCCCGGTGCAGGGGCGGGGGCTCCGGGGCGGAGCGCGCCGCTGGCGGCGCCCGGCCCCGCGCCTTCGGTGACACCCTGAACCTCCGTGCTGCTGAGACTTAGGTGTTGGGGATCCACGAGCCCGGCCTTTCAGCACCTGACGGGCCCAACTGCACCTAGCAAACCAGCTTCCCTGGACCGCGAGAAACAACCGAGAGGGCTCCGCGATAGCGCCCCACTGCGCCTGCGCGTCTGCCGCCGGCGCGTGAGCGTCTCTACGCTCCGTGGCTTCAGAAAACCCTGCGTCTCTGAGGGGTGGGGCTGAGCAGTCGCCCGAGGGGCTGACTGCGCATGTGCGATTCGCGGTGGCGGGAGATTGCTGCGTGGCGCTCTGTCCCGCGTCTGGTGCTGCCTGCCCTTGAGGTTTTGAGGAGCTGGGCCTGGCCGCGCTTTTTGACTGGAACCAACTCTGCCTAAATGTTtcgaagcactttttttttttttttttactgaaactCCACAGTGTAAATTCACATTGTTCATGAGCCTTCTTATGCGGCATCAGGACTGCATTATAATATTTCACCCCACTCTGACAGGAATGGGAGCTGAGAGGCTGAGCAGTGGCCGTGTCACGACCAGGCCCCACTAGATAGCAGTCAGTGAAGGCAGAGGCGGCCGATGTGAAAATGGTACCACGGAGGAGAAGGAGTGAACCAGACCCAGGCCGGGATGTATTTCTGTGGAGAACTAAGTGGTTTACTCTTgaaacctttttctttcttggaaatTGGTTAAAATACGTGGTctttgggtttcccaggcggctcagtggtaaagaatccgcctgccaatggaagagacaaaggagacttgggttgggaagatcctctggaggaggaaatggcaacccactccaatatttttgcctggaagatccaggaaacagaggagcctgatgggctagtccagggggtcgcaaagagtcgttgGTGACTGAGGACGCACAGCACGTGGCCTTTGCTAAGACCTCTAAGGTAAGTCTTCAGTACAGTTTTCAAGAACTATAGTGAGGGGAATGTGTGAATAGGATTATCAAATGGCAAACGTTAGAAAGACAATGATCTATCATTCCTACCAGTTGTTATGCAATTGCTGGTCACTGAATCTGGACTCAGTCAAATCGGATCCTTCCTTGCCTTTAGCAAAACTGTCAGGTAGATgtgctctctcctttttttcttcctccttctctagTCAGAGTTCCCATTCCACCCATTGGAAAGGAAAGCAGTGGTTACCCAACAAATGATAAATCTGTTCACAGGAAAGTGTTTGGATGTTGCTATGTGGGTAGGtcttaattacattaaaaaaatttttttaaaaacattttatttctaaaaaaattattaactatcatctgagccttcagcaagttagTCTTTTCATGTGACTAGAGGTAGTTGATGGAAGCCGGCTGTGGTGGAGGGTCTTGCCCCAGTGTTGATGGCTACTGGTTGATGCCTGTAGTAGTTGCTAAAACCAGCTACATTttaaggagaggaagaaggttTGAAATAGACCGACCTGGGTGGCACTGTCCTGTGTGACCAGGGCTAGTTAGTGACAATCTctgtgagcttcagttttcttgctgGAAAAATGGGCAGTTGGTTGTGTGTTAGAACCAGTGGATGGAAGCTCATTGTTATACTTTATACTATTAATTGTTACattaaattacataaatatatttaatatattaaattacataaatttacaattaatttatgttaaaaacaaagatcacaaAACTCAAAACTCATCTCTTCATAATTGTTTTACTCTTAGCTACGCTGATAAGATAAATTATGTTGGTTGTATCTGTATGTGGAAATACTGTTTACTGGTCTGATACTGCCTATCTCTTCTCAGCTCTGCATTAAGAGATGTGGTGGTAGCTTGAAACCAGCCATTGTGGAAGTATTAACACCATGGAAATTGTCAAATGCTACAAAGCAGGGCTTAAATTTATTGTTGGTTGTCTCTAGATTTAAGAAAGTGATAGCAAAATGTTAATGAAGATTGAAGTTAAAATGTTTCATGTCTGTGGCTGTCATATAGTCAATACCACCCATCCATAATTgagaaaatattctttcattctttgacaACTGTCATGATTGATTTCAGCAAAGAAGCTTCTTACCTCAGTGAAGAACAAGTGAAGTTCTGGCATACATCTTCATTGTTTCACTTTTCTcctgaaagtaaataaaaatatcagtcaACATTCTTGTCAGAACTACACTGTTGGTCAATAATGTGCACAGCTTCTTTGCTGTATTAGCCAGATATcaagcatttatttattgtttgaatTTGTGACGCTATTGTtggtgaaataattttaaaaactgatagtGGGTTTTGCAAGAAATGGCAAGTCACACCGAAGTATAAGTGTTTGGAGTTTACAATTAAGAGTCATGTATTGTATTATTGATTGTAAATTGTGTGCTAAGCATTCTTTATATCAGttaactggtttaaaaaaatactagcaCATCACTGAGGGAAGTACTATTTAAATCCTAGTACAAATTCCTTTTATATAGTATTCAATAAATGACATCagattggtttttttttaaagttttattgagacataatttacACACCATTAAAGAACCTattatgataccacccttatggcagaaagtaaagaggaactaaaaagcctattgatgaaagtgaaagtggagagtgaaaaagctggcttaaacctcaacattcagaaaacgaagatcatggcatctggtcccatcacttcatgggaaatagatggggaaacagtgcaaacagtgtcagactttatttttggggggctccaaactcactgcagatggtgactgcagccatgaaattaaaagacgcttactccttggaaggaaagttatgaccaacctagacagcatattcaaaagcagagacattattttgctaacaaaggtccgtctagtcaaggctatggtttttccagtggtcatgtatggatgagagagttggactataaagaaagctgagtgctgaagaattgatgcttttgaactgtggtgaacaaagactcttgggagtcccttggactgcaaggaaatccaaccagtccatcctacaggacatcagtcccaggtgttcattggagggactgacgttgaagctgaaactccaatactttggctacctgatgtggagagctgactcatttgaaaagaccctgatgctgggaaagattgagagtgagagaaggggacgacagaggatgagatggttggatggcgtcactgacacaatggacatgggtttgggtggactctgggagttggtgatggacagggaggccaggcatgctgctgttcatggggtcgcaaagagtcggacacaactgagcgactgaatcaTATAATACATGGTCTTTTgtacctggcttctttcacttagcataaatgtttttaaaattcatctacTTTGTTAATTGTATcagtagtttgtttctttttattgcagaGTGTTATTTCATTGCCTTGTTTGTCTGTTCACCATTGGAGGACATTTGGATTCTTTTCAGCAATGTTCCAGAATAGCAACAAGTTTTTTATCTAAGATTTAGCCTAGAATGGGCTCTCAAACTATTTCCTGAATGAATATATTAAGAAGTGAATGAGTCAAGGTGAAAGAAGAAACCTGGATGGACACAAGACTTTTGGGCTCTAGGCCTGGCTCTGTCCCTAAGTGTTAGTTCGACTGACCTGGTGGGGACCTGGACTCTCTGGGCTCTGGgtctctgggcttttgtttctcagctataaaatgatCAAGTTGGTCTAAATGATCTGTAAGCTCTGTCCTGAGTTTAGATTATAATATACTGTAACAGTCAGTGTTTAGGCCCACTCCTTGGGATCCTGATTCTATTGGTCTGGTGTGGGACTGGGCATGTATACTTTTAGAAAGCTCTCTAAGTAATTCTAATCAGTAGTCAAGAGTGAGAGCCACTGATTTATCTGCTAAAGCTAAAATGTAATCTAGTAATTTATGTATGCAAACATAATCCTTGCTATGAGATTCATTAACATAGTATATTTGTCACCAACCAATAAGATTTTGCATATATAGTACTTTAAAATGGTAGAAACTCAGATTATAgtcaaagtaaaattttaacaatatttctatccatttatcttctttgaaaaacttACTACTAAAGACAAGGCATTGTATAAATTCTGAGGGgctttttcatttcctctgttgATTGCTTTACTATTTCTCCATAACCGTGTACattctttcttctgtgtttttgaaaAAATGCTTATCTGTGATCAAGAGAGTTCCTTTAAATGGGAAACTGAGATGAAGATGTGAAGGTTTTCTTACATGGTATTTGGTATCTATGGGCTTTTTGGCTGCCTGTTAAAGGGGATTCACGCTCTGAGAGGGAATATACTGCCTGTTAGGAGGATCTGCTGAAACATAGAAGAAGGTAGTGAACATGAGGATTCCAAGAGGGAAGCTGAGCCTATGAAGCTGGATTGGAGAAATAGCTTGAACAAGTTAAACTGGGAACAGGGACCTTCTGCCTAAAAATAATTGATTGCATATGGAGGTAGACATGAACCAAAGGAAAGTTTGAAATACAGTATTCAGAAGACTCCCAGGAGACTTGAGTGTGAGAGGATAATATTGTATAAAGTGATTGAAGAGCAATTACAAAAATATGTCAGGGACCTGGGTACAAACAGCTCCAATGAAGGTTAGAGAGAGTGCAACATGTCTTCATTGTTAGCAAGTATTTAAATGAAGTTTCCTACTTTATATAAGTGATTTGAGGATCATGGCAATGATCCATAGAAGTATGCCCTACAGTCTTTGGTGTTTGTCCTCGAAGTGTGTTTTGGCACCCCTCAGTCTCACTGCTGTGACAGGTGAGCCCACGAACCACCTATTTCGCATGGGAATGACTCATCGCATGGCGAATCTAGGTCATCCCAGGAGCCTTGACAGACTGTGAGAGGCTCTTTGATGTCCAGCAACTCCTTACCTGTGCCCTCAGCCCATCTTACTGGCTGACTTTGTCCTTTAAAGTGCTCAGAATGCAGTACACAGAGAACagtagtccatttcttctagaataGAATCACCAGTGCTTTATGGACACTTTGCAGATCAGTGTGcttaaatcagagaaggcaatggcaacccattccagtactcttgcctggaaaatcccatggacggaggggcctggtgggctgcagtccatggggttgctaggagttggacatgactgagcgacttcactttcacttttcactttcatgcactggagaaggaaatggcaacccactccagtgttcttgcctggagaatcccagggacgggggagcctggtgggctgccgtctatggggtcgcacagagtcggacacgactgaagcgacttagcagcagtagcagtagcagtgcttAAATCATTTCTAAAGCTGTAGTGTACAACTTATGAATatactttttcttaaattatggAACACTAGTTCTATGCCTAGCCAAAAAGGTTTTATCTGCATAAGGTTATTTTAGGTTTGCTAGTCTGAGCTTGATTGACATTTATGGTCAGTGAAAATCTACTTATTCTATAGGTATCCCCTTCTGTGTGGCTAACTTCAGCTTCTGTCTCAGGAGGGCCATCTAGACCTGTTGTAATGTAACCCCAGGGAACacgacttcttaaaaaaaaaaaacaggttgaaTCAATTCAGGAGTCAtgcaaataaagttaaaaaatacaaggAGAATTGTTGATAGAAGTGCCTTTTTCAAATAAGGTAAAAAACAGAGCTAGATTTCACACCATCTGTATTATGTATATTCACCACTGCTTTTAATGAACCGCTGTGTAACATTTTAAGATTAGAAGACAAAAACTATACTAAATTCAAGGCTGTATCCTCTGGGAGAgcaataaaaatacttttgagtTGAGAAGACAACTTTAAGTGCTAGTAAAATTcagcagaaaaattaagtcaaagtGCCAGCTTATTAACCAAGTATTAATAACAGAAGTATTTAATTATttccaaaaggaaacaaaaaaaggaaaagtaattgTCAGGTAACTTCTAGCTGGGCAGTAACTCCAAGGTGATGTTTAACACTACATACATTCATACTAAATGCATTCGTAACACTCAGTACATCTGTATTTACTCAATATGGTAAGGGACTatcttggatttttcttttctttaacaaagtgactaaatattaaaaactaactGAATATACAAactaatatacataaaatagataagcaacaaggatttactgtatagcacagggagctataatatcttgtaataatcttaaaaggaaaataatctgaaaaaatatatatatatataactggatcattttgctatatacctgaaactaacacaatactgtgatttaaaaaattgaacagtatttaaaatcttttccccTTCCAGCCTTAGTAATACATATAGGACAAATAAAGAGTATACTAATGGTATGTCAGTATAGCAAAGGACCAAGTTGGAAAGGCAGCAAGCCTTCTGGAACAGTGATGAGCTGGGCATGGGTTGCAACAGTATTTCTGTCATTCCCCTGTTGTCCACTGCCTTCTGAGGGTCAGATGTTAGGTTCTGGGAGAGGAATCCAACTGAGGCCCTTGGGCTATGGAGCTTTAAACTGCAAGCATAGGGTAGCATCAGCCCCTCCCCTGGCATGgtaaggaactaagatccaaaaGCAGAACCTTGAC
The sequence above is drawn from the Bos javanicus breed banteng chromosome 12, ARS-OSU_banteng_1.0, whole genome shotgun sequence genome and encodes:
- the RFXAP gene encoding regulatory factor X-associated protein, which encodes MHPCGGQDEVAAEGVLRPAPALGGSGGPGKPVRYLCEVAGDGEEEAGEDEADLLDTSDPPGGGESTASLEDLEDEETHSGGEGGGGGARRRGSGGGGSGGGGLNKTCTYEGCSETTSQVAKQRKPWMCKKHRNKMYKDKYKKKKSDQALNCGGAAAAGSSGNVKLEESADNILSIVKQKTGSFGDRPARPTLLEQVLNQKRLSLLRSPEVVQFLQKQQQLLNQQVLEQRQQQFPGTSV